A stretch of DNA from Desulfosarcina ovata subsp. ovata:
CGCCGGAAAGGGAAATGTTCACATCCGGATGGGCCTTCATGTAGGCTTCGACGGCAAGCTGCGAAATGGGCAGCACCGTGGTGGATCCCTTGATGACCAGGTTGCCGGCCGAAGCGGTGGCGGCACAAAGGGTCAGGGCGGCACCAACGGTTGCGATCACGCGAAACAATTTTTTCATGGGTCTTTCTCCTCCGTTCAATGGGGGCATAGGCTATCTGCCAATTGTTAGATTTTGGTTAGGATTGGATTAGGTTTTTGTTAACCTGCCTGTTTAATAGGCAATCCCAACCAACTCGATCGAAGGCAAAGTAGACCGAAATTGTTAGGATTATGTTAGCGGACAGTTAGTTTTGCATGAGCCGCATTTTTCTTCACTCTTGCTCAGAAAGGTGTGGAGATCGGTTTTTCTCATCTGGATGGTCATGGTGCTGCGGACCATCGTTTTTTTCAGGTATCGGATGCTGGACATTGCGGACCATTTTCGTATACAATTATAGGTATCGAATTTGCCAATCCAGCAGCGACATCTTCAAAGGAATGCCCCGGGAACATGATTTCCGTCGAAACCAAAGCAGGCTGCACGCTCTTTCGGGTCTCCGGTGAAGTGGCGGCCGGCGAGATCGCCACGCACGCGATTCAATACCTCCGTGAGCCGTTGACCGATAAGGCGTTGTGGGATTTTTCCAGCGTCACCCGGATCAAAATGACCACTGCAGATATTAAGGGGCTTGTTGACCGCCTGGGGGATATTTCCTTAGGGCAGCCATCCAGAAAGGTCGCCCTGGTCGGATCCGGTCAAATCAATATCGGACTGGGCAAGCTTTTTGTCGCCTTTGCCCAGATAGCCGGTCTGCCCAGCCGCTATAAGGTATTTCGCGACGCCGGGCATGCGGTTGACTGGCTACGGAAAAATTAACATCATAACCCAATCACCTTTGGGCGCCGGCCTGGATGACGCTCCTTTCCGGAACTCCGCTTTTAACCTCCCCGGCAGGTCAACTTTTCTCGAGAATCACCACCCTCATGCGATCGCCCAATGCCGCTTCCAATGCCCGGGCATCCGCCTTGCTGCCGACAATGGCGTCGTAATGCATGGGAATGACGGTTTTTGGGTCGATCAGCCGGGCGGCGGCCGCCGCCTCGTCGGCAGTCATGACGTAGGTGCCGGAAACGGGCAGAAGCGCGATATCCACATTCAAAGACTTCATCTCCGGGATCAGATCCGTGTCTCCGGCATGATAGATCCGCGTCCCGTCAATGGTGACGATAAACCCCAGCCAGCTTTTGGCTTTGGGATGGAAGTTTTTGTCCGTATTGTAAGCGGGAACGACTTCGATGGGAATGCCGGCGACCGTCAGGCGATCACCGGGGGTGACCACCCGGATGTCATCGCAGAGGCCGGCCAGCTTTTCGGCCGACTCCGCTTCGGTGACGATGACCGTGGCGGGCTTGACCAGGCGGGCAATATCATCCGGCGAGCAATGATCGTGGTGAACGTGGGTAATCAGGATGATGTCGGCCTTGGGTGCATCGGCCACCTGAAACGGATCGATGACCAGGACGACGCCGTCGGCAGTGAACTCAAATCCGTCATGCCCCAGCCATTTGATGTGTTCGATGGGTTCAACTGACATGGTTATCTATCCTCCCTCAATGTAATGGTTATTTCTTTGGTCCTCGCGATGCGATGCGAATGGTTCCCTTTTCACTCAAGGCGTTGATCTCTCCATCCGTCATACCGATGGATCGCAAAATCGACTGCGTATCATACCCCATCTCCGTTCGTCCGGTGTGGCGGATCGTTCCCGGCGTGCGCGAAAAGCGGGGTACGATATTGGCCATTTTCACCGACCCCAGATCCTCGTCGGGCAATTGGACAATACTTTGGCGGGCCCGGTATTGGGGATCCTGCATGATCTGGCCGATATCGTAAACCGGACTGACCGGTACGTCAAAGGATTCCAGCCGGGCCAGCACGTCGGCTAACGGCCGGCGGCGGATCCAGTCGGCAACAATGCCGTCCACTGTATCCCCGTTCTCTATCCGGCTGGCTGCGGTGGCGTAACGCGGGTCGTCGACCATGTCGTCCCGGCCAATGGCCCTGAAAAGCCGGAAGGCCATGTCACTGGCCGAGGCCGAGATCGCCACCCAGCGCCCGTCCTTAGTTTCGTATGCATTGCGCGGCACGCCGCGGGGGGAACGATTGCCCACGCGATTCTGGATGATGCCCAGTTGATCGTACTCAATGGCCTGGGGGCCGAGCAGGCTGAACATGGATTCGAAAAGACTCAGGTCGATGGTCTGGCCGCTGCCGCCATGCACATCACGATGGTAAAGGGCCATCATCACCGAATAGGCCCCCACCAGTGATGTGGCACCGTCCCCCAGGGCAAATGAGGGCAGCGTGGGCGGCCCGGCCGGCTGACCGGTGATATGGGCAAAGCCGCTGAGGGCTTCGGCCAGGGTGCCGAAGCCCGGCCGGTTGCGGTAGGGACCGGTCTGGCCCCAGCCGGTGATGCGGATCAGGATCAGCCCGGGATTGTCCTGGGCCAGGGTCTTATAATCCAGCCCCCACGACTCCAGTTTGCCGGGTCGGAAACTTTCGATCATGACATCCACATCCGCTGCGATCCGGCGGATGACCTGCTGCCCCTCGGGACGGCTGATGTTGACCGCCAGCAGGCGCTTGCCGCGACCGTGGGACTTCCAGGCCAGCGGCACGCCGTTTTTCCGGTGTCCCCAGTTGCGTATGTAATCACCGATGTCAGGATGTTCCACCTTGATCACATCGGCGCCGAAATCGGCCAGGATGGTCGAAATGCCGGGCCCGGCAATCAGGTTGGAGATATCCAACACCCGGACCCCCTCCAGCATCTGCCCTGCCTGCTGTTCTTTTTGCATCGTCTCTGCTACCTTGGATTGAATGCCATCGATTCGAAATCATACAGCAAGCCGGAGCAAACGGGAATACTGATGCTGAACAAAATCCGTATCCGACACAAGCTGCTGATCAGTTACAGCGTCGTGCTGATTCTTTCCATCTCCATCGG
This window harbors:
- a CDS encoding MBL fold metallo-hydrolase; its protein translation is MSVEPIEHIKWLGHDGFEFTADGVVLVIDPFQVADAPKADIILITHVHHDHCSPDDIARLVKPATVIVTEAESAEKLAGLCDDIRVVTPGDRLTVAGIPIEVVPAYNTDKNFHPKAKSWLGFIVTIDGTRIYHAGDTDLIPEMKSLNVDIALLPVSGTYVMTADEAAAAARLIDPKTVIPMHYDAIVGSKADARALEAALGDRMRVVILEKS
- a CDS encoding CaiB/BaiF CoA transferase family protein codes for the protein MQKEQQAGQMLEGVRVLDISNLIAGPGISTILADFGADVIKVEHPDIGDYIRNWGHRKNGVPLAWKSHGRGKRLLAVNISRPEGQQVIRRIAADVDVMIESFRPGKLESWGLDYKTLAQDNPGLILIRITGWGQTGPYRNRPGFGTLAEALSGFAHITGQPAGPPTLPSFALGDGATSLVGAYSVMMALYHRDVHGGSGQTIDLSLFESMFSLLGPQAIEYDQLGIIQNRVGNRSPRGVPRNAYETKDGRWVAISASASDMAFRLFRAIGRDDMVDDPRYATAASRIENGDTVDGIVADWIRRRPLADVLARLESFDVPVSPVYDIGQIMQDPQYRARQSIVQLPDEDLGSVKMANIVPRFSRTPGTIRHTGRTEMGYDTQSILRSIGMTDGEINALSEKGTIRIASRGPKK